The following are from one region of the Numenius arquata chromosome 23, bNumArq3.hap1.1, whole genome shotgun sequence genome:
- the LOC141474624 gene encoding feather keratin Cos2-3-like isoform X1: MKGRYKSQHRSLVSHSLLWPPSPWEPVCSASSLLLSQVHLQPQDMSCYNQCLPCRPCGPTPLANSCNEPCVRQCQNSTVVIEPPAVVVTLPGPILSSFPQNTVVGSSTSAAVGSILSCDGVPITSGCCDLSGISSRYYGRRSLP, from the exons ATGAAGGGCAGGTATAAAAGCCAGCACAGGTCCCTGGTCTCTCATTCACTTCTCTGGCCTCCTTCTCCTTGGGaaccag tgtgctctgcttcctcccttcttctctcccaggtgcacctccagccccaagacatgtcctgctacaaccagtgcctgccctgccggccctgcggcccaaccccactggccaacagctgcaacgagccctgtgtcaggcagtgccagaactccaccgtcgtcattgagcctcctgctgtggtggtgaccctgcccggacccatcctcagctccttccctcagaacactgtggtgggatcctccacctctgctgctgttggcagcatcctcagctgtgatggagtgcccatcacctctgggtgctgtgacctctctggcatttccagccgctactatggcagaaggtcccttccctga
- the LOC141474624 gene encoding feather keratin Cos2-3-like isoform X2, whose protein sequence is MSCYNQCLPCRPCGPTPLANSCNEPCVRQCQNSTVVIEPPAVVVTLPGPILSSFPQNTVVGSSTSAAVGSILSCDGVPITSGCCDLSGISSRYYGRRSLP, encoded by the coding sequence atgtcctgctacaaccagtgcctgccctgccggccctgcggcccaaccccactggccaacagctgcaacgagccctgtgtcaggcagtgccagaactccaccgtcgtcattgagcctcctgctgtggtggtgaccctgcccggacccatcctcagctccttccctcagaacactgtggtgggatcctccacctctgctgctgttggcagcatcctcagctgtgatggagtgcccatcacctctgggtgctgtgacctctctggcatttccagccgctactatggcagaaggtcccttccctga